DNA sequence from the Verrucomicrobiia bacterium genome:
GGATTATCGAAAGTTTCAGGGATAAGAGCAGACGGGCCAACGCGCAGTTGGGGCCTTCTGGCGAAAAACCAAAGGAATGCCACCGAAGCGGCCAGCGCGCCCGAACCAGCCGCCAGCCACCAGGGGAGGCGCGAGCCAACCACTCCCCCCAGGCCGCCCGGGTTTGCCGCGGCCTCACGGGCAAGGGCCCTCGAGCGGCGTTCCAGTTCATCGGCGCGCGTGGCGAAACTGGCCGCGACCTTTGCCGGGTCCAATTCCAGGCTGCACGTGACCGGGTAATGCGCGGCAGCGGGTGCGCTGCGGAAGTCCAGCGGAAAAGCGGTGGATTCGCTGAGGATGTAGTCTGCGGCCATGCCGGGCTGATCGCGGTTGGGTGTCAATGTCGTTCTTGGATTCGATGCCTTCCCCAGGTCGGTATCGACAAATCCAGCATCGAGCAATCGGCGCAATGTTTCCTCGCGCGCGTCTGCGCCGCTTCCCACCGGCGCATCAAATGTCGCAGCAATTACGAAGCTCTGCACCCGGTTGGCTTCCCAGTGCCGGATAGAATCCACTTGCGCCAACAATTGGCTGACGGCGGCCTCCGCAGAGAGACCGCTGTCGAACTCGACGGACAAAACCCCAACCCGCACCTTACCGGCTTGCATGGCAACGAAAGCAAATCCGCCGGGGAGCTTCCCGCCGCCAGAAGGCCGGCGGGGTGCGCCCGTCCCAGGGCGCAGCGGGTTGCCACCAGGCGGTTGCCACAGTTCAGCCCACGAAAAATAGGCCTTTTCTCTGGACAGAAATGCCACTTGGCCGGCTTCTGAGGCTCCGATCGAAGCGTCATGAAAGGCGGAGCAGAGCACGACATTATATTCGCCTGGCCCGAGCGCCTCAGCCAGTTGCGCGCAGGTTTGCCAATCCCGGACGTGTTGCAGGGCAATCAGGTCGGGATTCAGCTCTTTGAGCGTGGCAGCCTGCTGGAGGAGCCAATCGCGATTTGTTGTCGCGCCGGCATTGGGCGCTTCAAGGTTCCAGGTTGTAAGGCGCAGGGTCTGGCCAAAACAGGCGGTGGTTATGGCCACTGCCAAACAAAGGGCTAAGCATCCCAACACCCTTTGCCAGCGGGTTGCGCGAAGGGCCTCGGTTTTGCGCGGGGATTGTTTCACGGATTAATCGGCTGTAATGGCAATGAGAAAAGGCGCGGCGATGCTCATCTCGGAGACGTAATCGATGCTGTCGATTTCCATGTCAGGAACAAGATTGGTCCAAGTCGTCAGGAAAAGCCGCAAAGAACGGCCCTGGCTCTTGCTCAACTCGTTCTCTCCGGTCCACACCACCTTGAGGTCCTTTCCGGGTTCAGGTTCTCTCTCGAGTTTATGCCAGTCCCGCACCGCCTCACCATAAACGATGGGGATTTCCAGCCGCATGGGCGAGGAGGCATAATGGATAATATAGCTGCCAATCTCTTTTCCTTCCTGCCGCGCATTTCCAAAAGCGGCTGCATGCAGGAAATGCAGGCGCCGGCATTTTTGATGCACGGGGATTCCCTTGATCGCAGCAGGGAAATTAGTTGCCGAGCGGGAAGTGCTTCCCAGTTGGACAACGCCGCGGACATCAAATTCCACACCCGCGAAGGTCTGCAGCCCGGAAGGCAACTCCGCCAGGTTATTGGCGATGGCGCCAGCGGTGCGGCCATGCCAGGATTCGGTCAAGGTCGCATTGTAAAACGGAGTCAGGTCGAGCAAGCGCTCCGGCGCATTGGCATCGCGCGGCGGGAATTGCCTTGGCTGAGCGGTCTCCACCGGCGGCTCAGTGGTCGTGGGAGAGTCATTGGCAAAAAGGCTGGCTGCAGTGAGCCTCGCGATATTGATGCGGTTCGTAAACACCGTCTCCCACATGGGCGGGCTTTCATAGATAGTCCCGTCGAAGGCCAGGTTGAGCGCCACTCCATGGTGACGGCAACGCACAATCGGCACCACCGAACCCAAAAGACCCATCTGCCGCCGTTTCCATTCCCGCCGCGTGCGGTTGGGGGCGTTGCGGGCTGAGTTGCCCAGAGGCAGCAGACAGAACTCGAACAGGTAGGAACACGGGATTTTAGGGTCTGCCAGGGGTGGACTCTCAACTTTGCCCGTCCGCCGGCACACCGGGCAGAGCAACACATTCGGGTCATCGAGGTATTTAGGGACCAAGTCCGAAAGCCAATTCGGCAGGTCCTTGTGGTCAGCCTCGTAGGCCTGGATGGCCTTGTAAATAATTTTCAGGTGCTCAATGCACTTTTGCTTTTCTTGCGCCGCGAGGTCAGCGCTCTGTGTCGCAGGGGTGGTTTCGGCGCCACGGGCCGAGGAGATAATGATTGCCAACGGGAGACCAGCCAGCATTGCCCAGCGCCCAATGCCTTGTCTCATACTGCCAGCTTTTCAAAAGCCGTCTTCATTCTTTTTGGATGGACGAGGCTATCTCACCCTTGCCGGGGCCGGGTGTCAAGGAGAAGAGCAGTTGGGGATGGATATTCCTTGACTTCTTTGCCATTCGGGTTCAGGATTCGCGACAGGAACGAATCATGAAAAGGATATCTTTCTGCCTGCTGGTTGCTCTTGCCCTTGCTTCTTTGCCTCTCCTTGGCGCTGAGACTGCGCAACTGCGGCTCTATTGTGTTTCGGTCGCCGTCCACGAGGGGACCAACCAGTACGGCGACACGGTCACCCTCAACAGCATGGGCGGACTCCCATCCGGCGCGGATGAGTTGTACCCTTCCCGGGTGCCGGGCGAAGAAATAACCCTGCCGGGCACCGAGTACTACGCCAGCGGCATGTGGATTTATGACAGCACACTTCTGTACGCCTCTTCGGGCTCAATTTTTTTGACCGTGCCTGCGGACAGCGACGTGAACAGCAATCGCTTCCCCGATTTCTTTGAAGTTGCCTTGGGAGTGACGAACCAGGTCACTACAGGGTCCTACGTTTATACTGATGCTACGGATTTTAATGAATATGACGGCAGTATCAACACTACCTGGTATCGGCCTGCCGGTTCGAAAAGCGGATATTGCATTATGACCTTTAACGACAGCGTCCTGGGCGCTTATTGGGGCACATTCATTTCGACGTTCGATATCCTCGAATATACCGGCGCCCTCTCGTACATCCCGGGAACCAACGTGGTCACTGGGACCGTTACCCTCAGCCAAACCAGCTCGAACAACACATTTCAAGGGGCCGTCGAGTTTGATAAAACCGACACCAACCATTTCAACGCCCTTGTTATCCAACCCGGCATCTGGAACGCCATGATTGGCGGCAACCAGCAAAGCCTCAATTTCACCAACCATTATTTTTATCGTGACCCTAATTACCCAACCAATTACGCCGGATACGTCGAGTTCGACGATGACGGGACCCAAAACTCAGCCTATCCCTATGCGGTTTGGGTGCTCTCGATTACGGACACAAATGACGCCAATCTGAACGGGATTCCCGATTTTAGCGATGACCCTCAAAACGCCATTTCTCTCCCACGGCCACCGCAGCTTTCACTGGCAATCGGCGCCAATAACTTGATGCTGACCATCCATGGGGACGTGGGCCACGTCCACCAGGTGCAGGAAGCCACTGCGCTCATGCCTGCCATCTGGCAAACGGTTCAATCCGTGACGCTGACCAATGATCCCCAGGTTGTGCCAGTACCCGTGCCAAGCGTGCCCGCGACGTTTTTGCGGGTAGTGGCACAATAGGGCAGGGCTAGGTTTCTACTCTCTTTGCGTTCGTTGTGTTCTTTTGCGGCTAAGGTTCCTTTCAGTGGCGAGGCCTAAAACCCCCTGCTTGACCTATTAGACCAGCCGAAGGAGATTATTAGCCGTTCGTTACTCCATGAGAAACAGGCCCGTCGCATTCAGTTACCTGCGAAAAGCGGCAGCGGGCTGCCGCATTCCAAGGGGCTGTCGCGGCATGCAGCGCCCCTGGCCAAACCCGGGATTCTGGCCTCGTGCAGGGCTTGCGATTGTTCTGAGTTGCCGGTTGGGTGTCGCGGCGCCCTCCCCAGCGGCTTCCTTGAAGGTCGATTATGACCGCGAGGTCCGCCCGATCCTGAGCCAAAACTGCTATAAATGCCACGGACCGGACGACGCGGCCAGGAAAGCCAATCTCCGTTTTGATTTGCGCGGGGTAGCTTTGCAGCCGGCAAAATCGGGGTTGACGCCGATTGTTCCCGGCGCCCCGGACAAAAGCGAGCTGGTGGCCCGCCTTACCGCTCTCGATCCGAAACGGCACATGCCACCGCCAGACTCGGGCAAAAAGCTCAATGCCGCCCAGGTTGAGACGCTGCGCTCATGGGTTGCCCAAGGCGCTCCTTACGCGATGCACTGGGCTTACGTTAAGCCCACGCGTCCGGCCCTGCCTGAAGTGATGGACAAAACCTGGCCACGCAACCCGGTTGACCGCTTCATCCTCGCCCGGATCGAGCAGCAAGGGCTCAAGCCCAGCCCGCCTGCGGACCGGGCGACCCTGATTCGGCGGGTCTCGCTGGACCTCACTGGCCTGCCGCCCACACCCGGGGAAATGGAGGCGTTCATAAACGATAAGAGGCCAGGCGCTTACGAGCGGCTTGTGGACCGCCTGCTGGCAAGCAGCGCCTACGGCGAACATTGGGCGCGCATGTGGCTGGACCTGGCGCGCTATGCCGATTCAGCCGGTTATGCCGACGACCCGCCCCGAGTCATCTGGGCTTACCGCGATTACGTCATTAAATCATTCAATTGCAATAAGCCTTTTGACCAGTTCAGCATCGAGCAGATTGCCGGCGACCTGCTGCCTGACGCGACCGAAGAGGACCAAATTGCCACGGCGTTCCATCGGAACACGATGACCAATCATGAAGGGGGC
Encoded proteins:
- a CDS encoding endonuclease/exonuclease/phosphatase family protein, whose product is MKQSPRKTEALRATRWQRVLGCLALCLAVAITTACFGQTLRLTTWNLEAPNAGATTNRDWLLQQAATLKELNPDLIALQHVRDWQTCAQLAEALGPGEYNVVLCSAFHDASIGASEAGQVAFLSREKAYFSWAELWQPPGGNPLRPGTGAPRRPSGGGKLPGGFAFVAMQAGKVRVGVLSVEFDSGLSAEAAVSQLLAQVDSIRHWEANRVQSFVIAATFDAPVGSGADAREETLRRLLDAGFVDTDLGKASNPRTTLTPNRDQPGMAADYILSESTAFPLDFRSAPAAAHYPVTCSLELDPAKVAASFATRADELERRSRALAREAAANPGGLGGVVGSRLPWWLAAGSGALAASVAFLWFFARRPQLRVGPSALIPETFDNPQAVSSSYTVVMAPLSSTSSAAEHAAPLAAPHPVIHLENPGATQTQSAWQQRALAAEEKAERTQALVRKGMIPHLQRWLKQKVLRRLVADRSELLNAQQAATHKARAVDERLTRIELQIKQQNLAYERRLEELTLELLAAKEENRELIRARIVQVKAEMEAARARALAQANAPAEPSQGEP